In a genomic window of uncultured Flavobacterium sp.:
- the metK gene encoding methionine adenosyltransferase, with translation MAYLFTSESVSEGHPDKVADQISDALIDNFLAFDADSKVACETLVTTGQVILAGEVKSNTYLDVQQIAREVIRKIGYTKSEYMFEANSCGILSAIHEQSADINQGVDRAKPEEQGAGDQGMMFGYATNETENYMPLALDLSHKLLQELAILRRENSEITYLRPDAKSQVTLEYSDDNKPTRIDAIVISTQHDDFDEEATMLAKIKKDIIEILIPRIIAKNPEHAHLFNDKINYHINPTGKFVIGGPHGDTGLTGRKIIVDTYGGKGAHGGGAFSGKDPSKVDRSAAYATRHIAKNLVAAGVADEILVQVSYAIGVAEPMGIFIDTYGTSKVNLTNGEIAKKVEAIFDMRPYFIEQRLKLRNPIYSETAAYGHMGRKPEVVTKTFSAPGGHVKTVTVELFTWEKLDFVDKVKAEFGL, from the coding sequence ATGGCTTATTTATTTACGTCAGAATCTGTTAGTGAAGGGCATCCAGACAAAGTTGCAGATCAAATTTCGGATGCATTAATTGATAACTTTTTGGCATTTGACGCTGATTCAAAAGTAGCTTGTGAGACTCTGGTTACTACAGGTCAGGTAATTTTAGCAGGTGAAGTAAAATCGAATACCTATCTTGATGTGCAGCAAATTGCTCGCGAAGTAATCCGTAAAATTGGATACACTAAAAGCGAATATATGTTTGAGGCAAATTCTTGTGGAATTCTTTCGGCTATTCACGAACAATCTGCTGATATTAATCAAGGTGTTGACAGAGCTAAGCCAGAAGAGCAAGGTGCTGGAGACCAAGGAATGATGTTTGGTTACGCAACTAACGAAACTGAAAACTACATGCCATTGGCACTTGATTTATCTCATAAATTATTACAAGAACTTGCAATTTTAAGACGTGAGAATAGTGAAATCACTTATTTACGTCCTGATGCAAAATCGCAAGTAACTTTAGAATATAGCGACGATAACAAACCAACTCGTATTGATGCGATTGTAATCTCGACTCAACACGATGATTTTGATGAAGAAGCTACAATGTTGGCTAAAATCAAAAAAGATATCATCGAAATCTTGATTCCAAGAATCATTGCTAAAAACCCAGAGCACGCGCATTTATTCAATGACAAAATCAATTACCATATTAACCCAACAGGAAAATTCGTTATTGGAGGACCTCACGGAGATACTGGTTTAACAGGAAGAAAAATCATTGTTGATACTTACGGTGGAAAAGGTGCTCACGGTGGTGGTGCATTCTCTGGAAAAGATCCAAGTAAAGTAGATAGAAGTGCTGCTTATGCTACACGTCATATCGCTAAAAACTTAGTTGCTGCAGGTGTTGCTGACGAAATCTTAGTACAGGTTTCTTACGCAATTGGAGTTGCTGAACCAATGGGAATCTTCATTGATACTTACGGAACTTCTAAAGTAAACTTAACTAACGGTGAAATCGCTAAAAAAGTAGAAGCTATCTTTGATATGCGTCCTTACTTTATCGAGCAACGTTTGAAATTAAGAAACCCAATCTACAGCGAAACTGCTGCTTACGGACACATGGGACGTAAACCAGAAGTTGTAACTAAAACTTTTTCTGCTCCGGGAGGACATGTAAAAACTGTTACTGTTGAGTTATTTACTTGGGAAAAACTTGATTTCGTAGACAAAGTAAAAGCTGAATTTGGATTGTAA
- a CDS encoding M28 family peptidase yields the protein MKNKMMLVLIAYSGVVFSQAIKKPLVSAITDKDLKTDMYQMAGDHFNGREAGTLDELKVSMWLANKAKEAGMLPAGDDGTYFQFFDLYRHQVTPNTRFKIGQKEYKLWKDVLVAETTNIKVDASLIYLGAATKEEIEKADIKGKAVVLLASKEGIADDISLFDRRYPGLVRNKYYDLVVKKGATALIMVADKLAEESWSQVEPQMTRGIYGIEGVRDRIGSTMPVFWVHNDQLEYLKTTKDLLSTEVISETYKYPSVNVVGIVPGTDAKLKNEYVLFSGHQDHDGVRQKYGQDSIYNGADDNASTCVAMLAIARAYKKQPGKRTSLFVFHGAEERGLLGSRWYASHPTVPEKDIIAVLNGDMIGRNNVNQAALLGSSSPHENSSDLVAIAKKANDEGPKFDLDKLWDRPEHPEYFYFRSDHLPYARKGIPSVFYTSVLHSQYHTPMDESENIDFVKLHKMTEWIYRTGWILSNDASRPKTLPNVQLER from the coding sequence ATGAAAAATAAAATGATGCTTGTTTTGATTGCTTATAGTGGAGTAGTTTTTTCGCAGGCAATTAAAAAACCGTTAGTTTCAGCAATTACAGATAAAGACCTTAAAACCGATATGTATCAGATGGCAGGAGATCATTTTAATGGTCGTGAAGCCGGAACTTTAGATGAATTAAAAGTGTCAATGTGGTTGGCAAATAAAGCCAAAGAAGCCGGAATGTTGCCAGCTGGTGATGACGGAACTTATTTTCAGTTTTTTGATTTGTACAGACATCAGGTAACTCCAAATACAAGATTTAAGATAGGACAAAAAGAATATAAATTGTGGAAAGATGTTCTGGTAGCAGAAACCACAAATATTAAAGTTGATGCGTCATTAATATATTTGGGAGCTGCAACAAAAGAAGAAATTGAAAAAGCAGACATCAAAGGAAAAGCAGTTGTTTTATTAGCTTCTAAAGAAGGAATTGCAGATGATATTTCGCTTTTTGATAGACGTTATCCGGGTCTTGTTCGAAATAAATATTATGATCTTGTTGTAAAAAAAGGTGCGACAGCTTTAATAATGGTTGCAGATAAATTAGCTGAAGAAAGCTGGTCTCAGGTAGAACCGCAAATGACAAGAGGTATTTACGGAATTGAAGGTGTTCGTGATAGAATTGGTTCAACAATGCCGGTTTTTTGGGTACACAATGATCAATTAGAATATCTAAAAACTACTAAAGATTTATTGTCTACAGAAGTAATTTCTGAAACGTATAAATATCCGTCAGTAAATGTAGTTGGAATAGTTCCAGGAACTGACGCTAAATTAAAAAATGAATACGTTCTTTTTAGCGGACATCAGGATCACGATGGAGTAAGACAAAAATACGGTCAGGATTCTATTTATAATGGAGCCGATGATAATGCAAGTACTTGTGTAGCAATGTTGGCAATTGCAAGAGCGTATAAAAAACAACCCGGAAAAAGAACTTCTCTATTTGTATTTCACGGAGCAGAAGAACGCGGATTACTTGGTTCAAGATGGTATGCTTCACATCCAACGGTTCCTGAAAAGGACATTATTGCAGTATTAAACGGAGATATGATTGGTAGAAATAATGTAAACCAAGCGGCGCTTTTAGGTTCTAGTTCTCCTCATGAAAACTCATCTGATTTGGTTGCAATTGCTAAAAAAGCGAATGATGAAGGTCCTAAATTCGATTTGGATAAACTTTGGGACAGACCAGAACATCCGGAGTATTTTTACTTCCGTTCAGATCATTTGCCTTATGCAAGAAAAGGAATTCCATCTGTTTTTTATACCAGTGTTTTGCACAGTCAATATCACACGCCAATGGATGAATCTGAAAATATTGATTTCGTAAAATTGCATAAAATGACCGAATGGATTTACCGTACAGGCTGGATTTTATCTAATGATGCTTCTCGTCCTAAAACATTACCAAATGTACAATTAGAAAGATAA